The Phoenix dactylifera cultivar Barhee BC4 chromosome 12, palm_55x_up_171113_PBpolish2nd_filt_p, whole genome shotgun sequence genome has a window encoding:
- the LOC103720549 gene encoding protein LIGHT-DEPENDENT SHORT HYPOCOTYLS 4-like yields MLCAGAISRTSSSANSAAPYGGRPSRYESQKRRDWNTFGQYLLNHRPPLTLSRCSGAHVLEFLRYLDQFGKTKVHTIGCPFFGNPQPPAPCPCPLRQAWGSLDALIGRLRAAFEENGGQPEVNPFGSRAVRLYLREVRDSQAKARGIAYEKKRRKRASPPQQGHDLSLPAPATAAAIARPDLNSVSGGHPVHLHAHLTMPAGETGGRHELIMAVAEARSCSGMIPLSVLN; encoded by the coding sequence ATGTTGTGCGCCGGAGCGATCTCCAGGACCAGCAGCTCGGCCAATTCAGCTGCCCCCTACGGCGGGCGGCCGAGCCGGTATGAGTCCCAGAAGCGCCGTGACTGGAACACTTTTGGCCAGTACCTCCTGAACCACCGCCCGCCGCTTACACTCTCCCGGTGCAGCGGCGCCCATGTGCTCGAGTTCCTCCGCTACCTAGACCAGTTCGGCAAGACCAAGGTGCACACCATCGGATGCCCATTCTTCGGCAACCCACAGCCCCCGGCCCCATGCCCATGTCCCCTCCGGCAGGCCTGGGGCAGCCTCGATGCACTCATCGGCCGCCTCCGTGCGGCCTTTGAGGAGAATGGTGGCCAGCCGGAGGTCAACCCCTTCGGGTCCCGGGCTGTCCGTCTGTACCTCAGGGAGGTCAGGGACAGCCAGGCCAAGGCAAGGGGGATAGCCtatgagaaaaagagaagaaagcggGCATCTCCACCGCAGCAGGGCCATGACTTGTCGCTGCCGGCCCCCGCGACAGCTGCTGCCATTGCCCGGCCCGACTTGAATTCGGTCAGTGGGGGACACCCAGTCCACCTCCATGCGCATCTCACGATGCCGGCCGGGGAGACTGGTGGCCGCCATGAGCTGATCATGGCCGTCGCAGAGGCTCGCTCTTGCAGCGGTATGATACCATTATCAGTGCTTAATTAG